Proteins encoded within one genomic window of Candidatus Desulfarcum epimagneticum:
- a CDS encoding conserved hypothetical protein (Evidence 4 : Unknown function but conserved in other organisms), whose product MPGKTKGIPYGISDFEKIRVKNKYFVDKTHFIPLLEEHEYVFFIRPRRFGKSLWISILECYYDIQLKERFDEFFKGTYIGSHPTPEKNACLILRFDFSMISPAPGGLEENFEKYCARVLDHFTRVYRSFFDEEFLKKMGSPASISEKLHTLFIHAQENGLKIYAFIDEYDHFSNTILSTSGSDAYRSLTRGEGFFRHFFAVLKGAAGMRGSGLARLFIAGVSPVTMDDVTSGFNIGMNISVQPAFNEMAGLSEKEARDMLNYYKEKNLFVFDVDESLEIMREWYDGYLFSDMASSTVLNTDMVLYFIHFSIVNQAIPRRLIDDNVKIDYGKLKRLMFINRRLNGNFDILKSIMEKGEIQAPVNPSFPIDQLLTPANFISLLYFFGLLIFKGTRHGTSLLAIPNMTISHLMYGYIRYAYRDSELFRINVWKFGDRVREKNKIGTGRQY is encoded by the coding sequence ATGCCGGGAAAAACAAAGGGCATTCCTTACGGAATCTCCGACTTTGAAAAAATTCGGGTCAAGAATAAATATTTCGTGGACAAGACCCATTTCATCCCCCTGCTGGAAGAGCATGAATATGTGTTTTTCATCCGTCCCCGCCGGTTCGGGAAATCCCTCTGGATATCCATCCTGGAATGCTATTACGACATCCAGTTAAAAGAGCGTTTCGACGAGTTTTTCAAAGGCACATACATCGGAAGCCATCCCACGCCTGAAAAAAACGCCTGTCTCATCCTGCGTTTTGATTTCTCCATGATCAGCCCGGCCCCCGGAGGTCTTGAGGAAAACTTTGAGAAGTATTGCGCCCGGGTCCTGGACCATTTCACCCGGGTTTACCGATCCTTTTTTGATGAAGAGTTCTTAAAAAAAATGGGCTCTCCGGCCTCCATATCCGAAAAACTTCACACGCTTTTTATACACGCCCAGGAAAACGGCCTTAAAATATACGCGTTCATCGACGAATACGACCATTTTTCCAACACGATCCTGTCCACGTCCGGGTCGGACGCCTACCGGAGTCTGACGCGCGGGGAAGGATTTTTCCGGCATTTCTTCGCTGTCTTGAAAGGCGCCGCAGGCATGAGGGGAAGCGGCCTTGCCCGTCTTTTTATCGCCGGCGTCTCGCCTGTGACCATGGATGATGTCACAAGCGGATTCAACATCGGAATGAATATCAGCGTCCAGCCCGCCTTCAATGAAATGGCGGGTCTGTCTGAAAAAGAGGCGCGGGACATGCTGAATTATTATAAAGAAAAAAATCTCTTTGTTTTTGATGTGGATGAATCCCTTGAAATCATGCGCGAATGGTATGACGGCTATCTTTTTTCCGACATGGCCTCATCCACTGTGCTCAACACAGACATGGTCCTTTATTTTATCCATTTTTCCATTGTCAACCAGGCGATTCCCCGCCGGCTCATCGACGACAACGTCAAAATCGACTATGGAAAACTCAAGCGCCTGATGTTTATCAACCGGCGGTTAAACGGCAACTTCGATATTCTTAAATCCATCATGGAAAAAGGGGAAATCCAGGCCCCGGTCAATCCCTCCTTTCCCATCGATCAGCTGCTGACCCCGGCCAACTTCATCTCCCTTCTTTATTTTTTCGGTCTTCTGATATTCAAGGGAACCCGGCACGGGACCTCCCTTCTGGCCATTCCCAACATGACCATTTCACATTTGATGTACGGATATATCCGGTACGCCTACCGGGATTCGGAGCTGTTCAGGATTAATGTGTGGAAATTCGGAGACCGGGTCCGGGAAAAGAACAAAATAGGGACAGGCCGACAATATTAA
- a CDS encoding hypothetical protein (Evidence 5 : Unknown function), with translation MMAPIIPQKENECKGLYLPDGVYAVMAPGPGNSAGEEYLLVCLYFCHYAKTYPYFLSQRTIFNCNSNIDGALKV, from the coding sequence ATGATGGCGCCCATCATACCGCAAAAAGAAAATGAATGCAAGGGGCTCTACCTGCCGGACGGCGTGTATGCCGTGATGGCCCCGGGCCCGGGAAATAGCGCCGGGGAAGAGTATTTATTGGTCTGTCTCTATTTTTGTCATTATGCCAAAACATACCCATACTTCTTAAGCCAGCGAACGATTTTTAATTGTAATTCCAATATAGATGGGGCTCTTAAAGTATGA
- a CDS encoding conserved hypothetical protein (Evidence 4 : Unknown function but conserved in other organisms) — protein MVIFISIKLKKLFEQERDYKWKKPKQCPRCGGCRLWGHGYAPVLFDGFRKPLLIKRNRCPDCHCVIRFRPKGYFGRIQASKNAIRSCISGKLKYAKCPGSISRSRRRHWVMALTRRIKAHFGDTWQKSILKGLNYLAFLGHIPVSRSI, from the coding sequence ATGGTAATATTTATTTCCATAAAACTCAAGAAGCTTTTTGAACAAGAGCGCGATTATAAATGGAAAAAGCCGAAGCAATGCCCCCGCTGCGGCGGATGCAGGCTGTGGGGGCATGGGTATGCGCCCGTTTTGTTTGACGGTTTCAGAAAACCGCTTCTGATTAAGCGCAATCGGTGTCCGGACTGCCATTGTGTGATACGTTTCCGGCCAAAGGGGTATTTCGGGCGGATTCAGGCGTCAAAGAATGCCATACGCTCATGCATATCCGGGAAATTAAAATATGCCAAATGCCCCGGCTCCATCAGCCGGAGCCGGCGGCGTCACTGGGTCATGGCCCTGACCCGGCGGATCAAGGCGCATTTCGGCGACACGTGGCAAAAAAGCATATTAAAGGGATTGAACTATCTTGCGTTCCTGGGTCATATTCCGGTGAGCCGTTCCATTTAA
- a CDS encoding conserved hypothetical protein (Evidence 4 : Unknown function but conserved in other organisms) — MTKEQRMDVAVFRYGVISDFVNGPSLSRQEKRRLLQGKSEKKWRIPFSEKTRISKSGILRWIRLYEKSGCDIRSLYPKVRADKGKSRVIDDDTALGLAELRKQFPKSTVAALIEKMRKGKSEAFRRPLSPSTVYRFLNQRGLMDMTRKTPEDRRKFEAEMPNDLWQSDVMHGPKVLADGKNKKTYLIAIIDDHSRLIVHAKFYFSENLVNYMDAFQDALLKRGLPRKLYVDNGAAFRSVRLAYTAASLNIALIRARPYKPQGKGKIERWFKTVRSGFLPDFQGDTINDINSALTRWIGTQYHPKKHGATGQSPFERFTAHMECLRAAPANLKDHFRITARRRVAKDRTITLNGRLYEGPVALIGKNVELCFHPDEPDSVEIKYKSRSFGNASPVNLAVNCRVKRAKNTHADMEPAPGSSYHGGSLL; from the coding sequence ATGACCAAAGAGCAGAGAATGGATGTGGCGGTTTTTCGTTACGGTGTTATCAGTGATTTTGTAAACGGGCCAAGCCTGTCCCGTCAGGAAAAGCGGAGGCTTTTACAGGGCAAAAGCGAAAAAAAATGGCGGATACCCTTTTCTGAAAAGACCCGGATCAGCAAAAGCGGCATATTGCGATGGATTCGTCTTTACGAAAAAAGCGGCTGTGATATCCGATCATTGTATCCCAAAGTCCGCGCGGACAAGGGAAAAAGCAGGGTCATAGATGATGACACGGCGCTGGGTCTGGCTGAGCTGAGGAAACAGTTTCCCAAATCGACTGTGGCCGCTCTGATTGAAAAAATGCGCAAGGGAAAATCGGAGGCTTTCCGGCGCCCGCTTTCCCCGTCCACGGTTTACCGGTTTTTGAATCAGCGCGGGCTTATGGACATGACCCGGAAAACCCCGGAGGACAGGCGCAAGTTTGAGGCGGAGATGCCCAATGATTTATGGCAGAGCGATGTCATGCACGGACCCAAAGTTCTTGCCGACGGCAAAAATAAAAAGACTTATCTGATCGCCATCATAGACGATCATTCCAGGCTGATCGTTCACGCGAAATTTTATTTCTCAGAAAATCTGGTCAACTATATGGACGCGTTTCAGGACGCGCTTTTGAAGCGCGGCCTGCCCCGAAAACTCTATGTGGACAACGGCGCGGCGTTTCGCAGCGTCCGTCTGGCTTATACCGCCGCCTCATTAAATATCGCGCTTATTCGCGCCCGGCCGTATAAACCCCAGGGAAAGGGAAAGATCGAGCGGTGGTTTAAAACCGTGCGGTCGGGTTTTTTGCCTGACTTTCAAGGAGATACGATCAATGATATCAATTCTGCGCTGACCCGCTGGATCGGGACCCAATATCACCCAAAGAAACATGGGGCCACAGGCCAGAGTCCTTTCGAGCGCTTCACCGCCCATATGGAATGTTTAAGAGCCGCTCCCGCAAATCTGAAAGATCATTTTCGAATCACCGCAAGACGCAGGGTGGCCAAAGACCGGACCATCACCTTAAACGGCAGACTGTATGAGGGGCCTGTGGCCCTTATCGGCAAAAATGTGGAGCTTTGCTTTCATCCCGATGAGCCTGATTCGGTGGAGATTAAATATAAAAGCAGGTCTTTTGGAAACGCGTCGCCGGTCAACCTTGCCGTCAACTGCAGGGTTAAAAGAGCCAAAAACACCCATGCCGACATGGAGCCCGCCCCGGGTTCCAGTTATCATGGCGGAAGTCTTTTATAG
- a CDS encoding AAA family ATPase produces MDNHRVFFSLKKEPFISDLKPNEMLETHELISVQNRFDYAVGLGGIGLVTGEIGSGKSTALRYSAAMLHPSEYRCVYVVASSGSIIELYRQIISKLQIFLSTNSKALMTDMIRKEIKKQVLGKKIKPVLIIDEASLLRLEVFAELHTITQFEKDSKPWLPVILAGQSNLIDKLMYRGSGPLASRIIARSHLEGLNLDMMRKYLAHHLGLAGVETNLFDDTAARAIHQGSGGLLRKANHLARGALIAAAAQKSMTVKADHVRLASTEIF; encoded by the coding sequence ATGGATAATCACAGGGTTTTTTTCAGTTTAAAAAAAGAGCCGTTTATCTCGGATTTAAAGCCGAATGAGATGCTTGAAACCCATGAGCTGATATCGGTTCAAAATCGCTTTGACTATGCTGTGGGACTGGGAGGCATCGGTCTTGTCACCGGCGAGATCGGAAGCGGAAAATCAACGGCTTTGCGTTACAGCGCCGCCATGCTTCACCCTTCCGAATATCGCTGCGTCTACGTGGTGGCCTCATCAGGTTCCATCATTGAGCTTTACCGGCAGATCATATCAAAGCTTCAGATATTTTTGTCCACCAACTCCAAAGCCTTGATGACGGACATGATTCGTAAAGAGATCAAAAAACAGGTCCTCGGGAAAAAAATAAAGCCGGTTTTGATCATAGACGAAGCGTCATTGCTGAGGCTGGAGGTCTTTGCCGAACTGCACACCATCACCCAGTTCGAAAAAGACTCCAAACCCTGGCTGCCCGTCATATTGGCGGGGCAGTCCAACCTGATTGACAAATTGATGTATCGGGGCTCCGGCCCCCTGGCGTCAAGAATTATTGCCCGAAGTCATCTGGAAGGGCTTAACCTGGATATGATGCGAAAATACCTGGCCCACCACCTGGGACTTGCCGGAGTGGAGACAAATCTTTTTGATGACACCGCCGCAAGGGCCATACACCAGGGCTCCGGGGGTCTTTTGAGAAAGGCCAACCACCTGGCAAGGGGAGCTCTTATAGCGGCGGCGGCCCAAAAATCAATGACAGTGAAAGCGGATCACGTCAGACTGGCTTCCACTGAAATCTTTTGA
- a CDS encoding hypothetical protein (Evidence 5 : Unknown function), protein MGEDLSPFNSKKLNSACDEFKHKLLNEEESLKIFKLAQNIFESSGIELDKKQYKSEGETDLIIKAFRTKIGAGQ, encoded by the coding sequence ATGGGAGAAGATCTTTCACCGTTTAATAGCAAAAAACTTAATTCAGCCTGTGATGAATTTAAGCATAAACTTCTCAATGAAGAAGAATCTTTAAAGATATTTAAATTAGCTCAAAATATTTTTGAAAGTTCAGGTATTGAACTTGATAAAAAACAGTACAAATCAGAAGGTGAAACAGATTTGATAATCAAAGCATTTAGGACAAAAATAGGGGCAGGCCAATAA
- a CDS encoding transposase produces the protein MNIFIDFSGSYDISVLKFSNHSFAKRRKKCQEKLKSHVATARILLCKICANLFKNLNKIIHSHDFLQKHRFSEKDFQRNRLLTFPTLIHYFLSLPKGSYQDELDRFYKTMLHLDGFERMVSKAALCKARKKLKHEAFIELNRLSNRFFYENMSPETWRGFNLLAIDGSTLALPHEKEITDHFGVLKPTKGKPRPMARISQMFDVINKTTIHAAISPLENGERELAADHFLNLLPQDLILLDRGYPAYWLFNLILSLNANFCARISKKWKIIQKFSKSGKKEKIIRLKAPSSSISQCKEMGLDIKPLKLRLIRVELKNGETEILITSLTDGQAFPVHIFKDLYHLRWPVEEDYKALKCRIEVQNFSGKSVLSVYQDFHSKVLSKNLTAMTAHPVKKQIRNKTRGRKHPYQINFTQALSKMKIAMVLLFNQPAKAVEKLISGIHHIFVETIEPIRPGRSFPRKHKIRPRAFYQNYKPIA, from the coding sequence ATGAATATTTTTATTGATTTTTCAGGCAGTTATGATATTTCTGTTTTAAAGTTTTCAAACCATTCTTTTGCTAAAAGGAGAAAAAAATGTCAAGAAAAGTTGAAAAGTCACGTCGCCACGGCACGGATATTGCTTTGCAAAATCTGTGCCAACCTTTTCAAAAATCTCAATAAAATCATTCATTCTCATGATTTTCTTCAAAAACACAGATTTTCTGAAAAAGATTTCCAGAGAAACAGACTTCTCACATTCCCCACACTGATCCATTATTTCTTAAGCCTGCCCAAAGGATCCTATCAGGATGAACTGGATCGTTTTTATAAAACCATGCTTCATCTGGACGGTTTTGAACGCATGGTCTCAAAAGCCGCATTGTGCAAGGCCCGAAAAAAACTTAAACACGAGGCTTTTATAGAACTCAATCGGCTCTCCAACCGCTTCTTTTATGAAAACATGTCGCCTGAAACATGGCGCGGATTTAACCTGCTGGCCATTGACGGCTCTACCTTGGCCCTTCCCCATGAAAAAGAGATCACCGATCATTTCGGGGTCCTGAAACCCACAAAAGGCAAACCCCGCCCCATGGCCAGAATTTCCCAGATGTTCGATGTCATCAATAAAACCACAATCCACGCCGCTATCAGCCCGCTTGAGAACGGTGAAAGGGAGCTGGCGGCGGATCATTTTCTGAATCTCCTGCCCCAGGACCTGATTCTTCTGGATCGCGGCTATCCAGCCTACTGGCTTTTCAATTTGATATTATCGCTCAACGCCAATTTCTGCGCCCGAATATCAAAAAAATGGAAAATAATCCAAAAGTTCTCCAAATCCGGCAAAAAGGAAAAGATTATCCGCTTAAAGGCCCCGTCCTCCTCAATCTCCCAGTGCAAAGAGATGGGCCTGGACATCAAGCCTTTGAAATTAAGGTTGATCCGGGTGGAACTGAAAAACGGCGAAACGGAAATTCTGATCACATCCTTAACCGACGGTCAAGCCTTTCCCGTTCATATATTCAAAGATCTGTACCATTTGCGATGGCCCGTCGAAGAAGATTACAAAGCTTTAAAATGCCGGATCGAGGTTCAAAATTTCTCCGGAAAGTCCGTTTTGTCTGTTTATCAGGACTTCCATTCAAAGGTTTTATCCAAAAATCTCACTGCTATGACGGCGCATCCGGTCAAAAAACAGATCAGGAATAAAACCAGGGGCCGAAAACATCCTTATCAGATCAACTTTACCCAAGCCCTTTCCAAGATGAAAATCGCCATGGTTTTATTGTTCAATCAGCCGGCCAAGGCGGTCGAAAAACTAATATCCGGCATTCACCATATTTTCGTTGAGACAATCGAACCCATTCGCCCCGGAAGAAGTTTTCCGCGAAAACATAAAATCAGGCCCAGGGCCTTTTACCAAAACTACAAACCCATTGCTTAA
- a CDS encoding conserved hypothetical protein (Evidence 4 : Unknown function but conserved in other organisms) yields MDKITKSLLDTFSSQYEIEALDESKQFEHFSNFSVTSKLFRGSFDLGDVHTGSGGDSAIDGMAIIVNGRMITDEDELRDVVETTSHLDADITFIQTKTSSKFDGSRIGSFIHGVKDFLSDEPQLVQNEKIRKMKEIWEALISMSSYMVNRRPICKLYYVCTGKWVEDQNLKAILNSGAQEIENIGIFENVLIQALGASEIQRLYHETKNKLSSTLTFQNRITLPDIEGVSEAYLGVIPFNEYLKLIQDENKTIHNIFDDNVRDFQGNNPVNKKIKKTLQESKFDLFCVLNNGVTVVASSITPQCH; encoded by the coding sequence ATGGATAAAATTACAAAATCACTTTTAGATACATTCTCATCTCAATACGAAATTGAAGCACTAGATGAATCAAAACAATTTGAGCATTTCTCTAACTTTTCTGTAACTTCAAAACTATTTCGGGGAAGCTTTGATTTGGGTGATGTCCATACAGGATCGGGTGGTGATTCAGCAATTGATGGAATGGCAATTATTGTAAATGGACGAATGATAACAGACGAAGATGAACTTCGTGATGTTGTAGAAACAACATCACATTTAGATGCTGATATTACATTTATACAAACAAAAACCTCATCGAAATTTGATGGCTCAAGGATTGGTAGTTTTATTCATGGGGTTAAGGATTTCCTTAGTGATGAACCACAACTTGTTCAAAATGAGAAAATACGAAAGATGAAAGAAATATGGGAAGCATTAATCTCAATGTCTTCATACATGGTTAACCGTAGACCGATCTGCAAACTCTATTATGTATGTACAGGAAAATGGGTTGAAGATCAAAATTTAAAGGCAATTTTAAATTCAGGGGCACAAGAAATTGAAAATATAGGTATTTTTGAAAATGTTTTGATTCAAGCTTTAGGTGCTTCTGAAATACAGCGGCTATATCATGAAACAAAAAATAAACTTTCATCAACGTTAACTTTTCAAAATAGAATCACCTTGCCTGATATTGAAGGTGTCTCTGAAGCATATTTAGGTGTTATTCCGTTTAATGAATATCTAAAATTGATTCAAGATGAGAATAAAACCATTCATAATATTTTTGATGACAATGTTAGAGACTTTCAAGGAAATAACCCTGTAAATAAAAAGATAAAAAAGACACTACAGGAATCGAAGTTTGATTTATTTTGCGTTCTTAACAATGGAGTGACTGTTGTTGCTTCGTCAATAACACCTCAATGTCATTAA
- a CDS encoding conserved hypothetical protein (Evidence 4 : Unknown function but conserved in other organisms): MRAMTVKNVPDDLYLAIASLAKRNNRSMRRQVFEILDRARILSHESPTQRAGGI; the protein is encoded by the coding sequence ATGAGAGCGATGACCGTAAAAAATGTTCCCGACGATCTTTATCTGGCAATTGCGAGTCTTGCGAAAAGAAACAATCGCAGCATGCGGCGCCAGGTATTTGAGATTCTGGATAGAGCCCGCATTCTTTCGCATGAATCCCCGACGCAAAGAGCCGGCGGTATCTGA